A region of the bacterium genome:
CTTTAAGCATCGTTTCAAGCGCAAATGCCCTCATTGCTTTCGTGAGCTTCGACGGCACAGCGAGCAGCAACGCACCCTGCTTGGCACATGGTTCGAAGACCGCGGCAAGTGGTGGTGGTTTTTTATCTTGCTTGTGCTGTTTGTCGTGGGAGCGATGGTTGGACAGTTGGCGGGGCGACACTCTGACCTGCTGAACTTCATTAGCGGCCACCCGATCATGTTCGTGCTCACGCTCGTGTATCTGGCCGCGTTCTGCTCGATCATTTCGAGAATCTACTTCCCATTGATGATTGGAGCGCCGCGGATTTTGCGCCGCGAGCGTCCACAGGTTCGCTCCTACAAGATTTTTACTGCCGTCGGCATCGGTCTGGGATTGTTGCTTTCGATAGCGGTGGTCGGCACGCGAGACTACTTCGTTCTACTTCCCGCAAGCGTTCTGCTCTTCACATTGCCCATTGCGCTGATGTGGGCCTATCTTGCACTGGTGCTGCAGGAGCCGGACTACGAAGACGAGCGCGTGTGGTCTTATTTGACAGAACTCGGTGCGGCGGACCGCCTCGACCACCGCCATCGCGGTTACTATGTGCTGGTGATGGTGCCTGTTGCGGCCTTGATTTTCTATTGGATGATGCAGAATCAGTGGATTTATCACTGGTTTTCGGATTCTGTTCTCGTCTCCATGTTCCGTGAACTTTACATGCGCGCGACGGGCCGCTGGGAATAGACTTGGCGCAGCAGAAGTCACACTCGCATCGTCGGAGACGCGCGGCTCCCTCACCGCACAAGGCAGGAATGCTGCCCGGCAGCGTCGTGTATGGCGGTCATGCTCAGTCTACGGGAGCTACCTTGCGCGCGGTGTGCTATGACGTCGAGAATTATGAAGACGTCTTGCTTTCCGGACCGCAGGAGATTCCCGCTTTTCTGGCAAAGCCGGGAGTGAAGTGGATTGATTTGATTGGGTTGGCCGAGACGAGCACGCTGGAGATAATCGGTCGCACGTTGCGTCTGCACCCGCTGCTGATTGAAGACATTGCCAATACCAGCCAGCGCACAAAACTTGAAGAGGACGGCGACCAACTCGTCGTCTTTCTGCGGGACTTCGAGCGCAACAAAGAGACTCAGACTCTCGAAGACACGCAGGTCGCGATTGCGCTCGGGGAAGGATTTATTTTCACCTTCAATGAGACGCCGACGAGCGAACTCGAAGTCATCCGCGAGCGGCTGCGCGTAGGACAGGGTCAGGCGCGGTTGAACGGCGCGGACTATCTGCTCTACCGCATGCTTGACATGCTGGTTGACCAGTACTTCGTCGTGCTGGATGAAGTGAACAGCCGGCTCGAGTCCGTACAGGTTCGTGTGATGGAGACGCCGGGCGATCGCAACCTCCTTCCGGACATCTTCGAGGCACGGCAGGAACTATTGCATCTGCGCGCGAGTATACTTCCCCTGCGCGACGTACTGAGCGCGCTGGAGCGTCGCGAATCTCCGATTATACAACCATTGACGCGCGCTTACTTCCGTGACGTGTATGACCATACGTTGCACGTCGCCGAATCCATTGACACACTGCGCGAACTGCAATCCGCCTCGCTCGAGGTTTATCTCTCGCGGCTGTCCCTGCGGCAGAACGATGTCATGCGCATTCTGACGGTCATCTCGACCATCTTCCTGCCGCTGACTTTTCTGGCCGGCATATGGGGCATGAATTTTCGGAACATGCCTGAACTCGAGTGGCACTACGGCTACTTCGCCGCGCTCGGGGTCATGGCCGTCGTTATGATTATAATGCTGCTCTTCTTCAAGCGACGATCATGGCTTTAGCCAGGCATCTGCCTCGCTTCTGCGCAAATCCGTAAGCACTTTTTCAACTTTTCCATTTCTTCATCTTCTCTCTTAGAATTCTCCTCACATGCCTCGAACAACTCGCGCTCCAAAAAAAGTTCCCGTTTCGATTCACGATTTCAAGAAACTGGTCATGCCCAAGTCCCTTGCGGTGTCGCCCGACGGCAAGCAGGCTGCATACACGCGCTCGTGGATTGACGAAGCGAAGAACAAATCTTTCGCAAATCTGCATCTTCTGAACCTAACGACAGGCAAGACACGGCAATGGACCTTCGGTGATCACACCGACCGTAATCCGGTCTGGTCGCGCGATGGCAAGAGATTGACCTTCTTCCGCCACGAAAAGGGGGAAGACAGAATATACTGTCTGCATATGGACGGCGGTGCGCCGGAGCTATTGTGGAAGGGGCGCGGTTCACTGGCCGGAATGGAATGGGCGTGCGGAGACACCTGTTTGGTCGTAAAATTCCGCAAAGCCGATCCCGATCCCGAAGCCGAGAAGGCCATCGCAGAAGGCAAAGAACCGGAAGGCAAGGCTCCGATTGTGCGCCGGATTACACGGCTCTCCTACCGTTTGGACGGCGCAGGTTTCTTCCCGCAGGACCGCTTCCATTTCTACAAGCTTGAACTTGCATCCAAGTCATGGTCACAGTTGACGCGCGGGCAGGCCGATGACGGAGCCTTTGCGGTGTCTGCGGATGGAACGATCCTCGCCTACGTGACAAATTCCCACCGTGACCCCGATCAGCATCCGTACGACAATGACATTATCTTTTTGAATCTGAAAAGCGGAAAACGCAAGATGTATCCCGGTCCGCAAGGCGAAAAGAGCACCTTGAGTTTTTCGCCGGACGGCAAGTGGCTGGTCTATCTGGGACATCATAATAAGAAAGACGCATGGGGAGTTGAGCCGATTCATCCGTGGCGCGTGGACTTGCGCAACGGCAAACTCAAGAATCTCACACCCAACTTCGACCGTCAAGCCGAAGATTTGTCGCTCTCGGACATCGGATTTGATTTTGAATCATCGCGCGTAACGTGGAGCCGCGACTGCAAGAGCATCTTCTATCCGATCTCGGATCGCGGCGACGTGGCCATTGTGCGCACTCCGGTTGCGGGCGGTGAGCCAAAGAAGTTCTGGGCCGCCGCCGGACAAGCTCCAATCTATGATCTGAAGAATAACACGATGGTCGTCGTGCATGCGGGCTTTCGCGCGCTGGGCGACCTGCACATCTGCGAAGACGTCTCCAAAAAGGGCGCGCGCTTCCGCAAACTGCTGACTCACAATCACGGATATCTCAATTCGATCGAGATGTCGAAGGTTCAGGAAGTCCGCGTGCCCTCGACCGACGGCGCAAGAGTGCACACCTTCGTTTTTACGCCGCCCAACTTTTCGCCGCGCAAGAAGTATCCTGCGATCGTCTACATTCACGGCGGCCCGCGCACTCAATACGCTCGCGTGTTCTTCCACGAAATGCACTTTCTCGCTGCGCAGGGCTACGTCGTGGTCTGTCCCAATCCGCGCGGAAGTCAGGGCTACGGACGCGCGTGGGCCGAATCCATCGTCGCGGCATGGGGCACAAAAGACTGGGAGGATGTGCAGGCGGTGACGGACTGGATATCGGAACAAAAATACGTCTTGCGCAACCGCATCGCTATTTGCGGCGGAAGCTACGGCGGTTATATGACCAATTGGGCTCTCGGCCACACGCGCCGTTATCGCTGCGGAGTCACCGACCGTTCGGTCGTCGAACTGAAGACTTTCGCCGGTTCATCGGACATCGGATACTTCGACCACATGGAGTTCGGCGGATTCTATTGGCAGAATCCGGAAGGCTACACCACCATGTCCCCGCTCACGTATGCCGAGAATATCAAAGACCCGCTGCTGATTGTCCATAGCGAAAACGACCAGCGCTGCGCGATTGAGCAGGCCGAGCAGCTGTTCGTTGCATTGAAGGTGCGCGGCCGCACCGTGGAATTCCTGCGCTTTCCCGAAGAGTCGCACGGGTTGTCGCGCGGCGGACGTCCGGACAGGCGCGTCGTGCGCATGGAGGCCTATCTTGAGTGGTTCAACAGGTATCTCAAGAAGTGAGCAAAGCTCCCAAGCGCTGCGGCTGGCCGGCGGACGATGAGCTGATGATTGCCTACCATGACACCGAGTGGGGCGTGCCGGTGCATGACGACCGCAAGCACTTCGAGTATCTTATTCTCGATGCCTTTCAAGCCGGACTTTCGTGGCGCACGATTCTCCACAAGCGGGAGAATTTCCGCAAAGCTTTCGCCAATTTTGACTACAAGAAGGTCGCGAAGTTCGGGGACAAGGAGTTCGAGCGGCTCATGAATGACGCGGGCATCGTGCGCAACCGCCTGAAGATTCTCGCCGCGATTCAGAATGCGCGCGCCCTGCTGGAAGTGCAGAAGGAGTTCGGCAGCTTCGACGCCTACATCTGGCAGTTCACGAAGGGCAAACAACTCGTGAACAAATTCAAGTCCATGTCCGAGCTTCCTGCCAAGACCGCCGTGTCGGACGCGATGAGCAAAGATATGTTGAAGCGCGGATTCAAGTTTGTCGGCTCCACCATTTGCTACGCCTACATGCAGGCCGCAGGCATGGTCAATGACCACGCCGTGAGCTGTTTCAGACACAAGGAATGCGCGGCGCTGGCGAAGAAATGAAATAGATTGGACTGTGTATGAAGATCGCATTGATACCCGGCTCCTTGCGAGCCGGTTCTTACAATAGGAAACTGATAGCTGTCGCGGAAGGGCTGCTGAACGCGCACGGCGTGTCGACAGACTTGCTGGACTTGAAGAAATTTCCGGTTCCCCCCTATGATGGCGACCTCGAAGCTATGAGCGGACTGCCCGAAACAGTCATAAATCTGAAATCACGCATCGCCGAAGCGAGCGCCGTCGTCATCTCAAGCCCCGAATACAGCGGCGGCATTCCGGGAATGCTGAAGAACGTTCTCGATTGGACGTCGCGCGGCGGCAAGAGTCCGTGGGTGGGAAAGGTCGTGCTGTTGATGGGAGTCAGTGACGGACCGTGGGGCACGAACCGCATGCTGCCGGCTTTCAGGCATTCCATGTCCATCATGGGCGCATTCGTCCTGCCGCAGACCGTGACGATTCCCTACGCGGGAAAAGTCTGGAGTGATGACGGCACGCTGCTCGACGATACGCTTCCTCCTCGCGTGGACAAAGTGCTCGAGCGGCTGCTTGAGTTTACAAAGAAGATGACCGGCTAAGTTTAACAGGTTCGGTTCGCTCATGCAGAAAGTCCTTCGCTGGACATACAGAATTGTTCTCTTTCTTGCGGCAGTCGTTATTCTGACTGTCTTGCGCGAGCTTGTGCTGTGGTTTCAGTTCTTCCGCGAATTCGGCATGTGGGCGGCCTGGCTGTATGTCGGAGCCGCAGCCGCACTGGTCGCCTACTTCGTCGTCCTTCCGCTTTGGCGAATCTTCACACTCCCCAGTTTCGGGATGCCGCTGAATGCCCCGACCGACCGTCAGAAACGGCAGGCTCTCGAGCGGCGCGGCAGATTACTCGGGCTGACGCGCCACGATGTCAAGCAGCGCAGTGACGCGGAGTTGATGGAACATATTCAGCGTGAAGTTGCGGCTCGCAGACCCGAAGCGGACGCCTTGCGCAGGAAATACGTCACTGCGGTGTTCATCGGCACGGCCGCATCGCAAAGTGCCGTCATTGACCTCTTTCTGGTCGTTTCGGCGGCATTGAAACTGACGTGGAAAACTCTGCAGCTCTACGGCGCTCGCGTCCCGCTGCACGACACACTCGCGATTCTCAAAGATATTGCCATCAGCGGTGCGGTCGGAGCGAGCGAACTTGCGGAAACGGGAAGCAATCTGCTCGTCCAGATTTTTATGAAAGGCGGAGCGAAGCTGCCGGGACTGAATATCATCACGGAGTCGGCGGCGGACGGATTCGTGAACGGCTATCTCGTCTGCCGTATCGGACTGGTCACCGAAAATTATTGCACGATTGCCTACACAGACGCCTCGGCGCACTGGAAACCCTCAGCCAAAGCGGTGTCTCGAACGCTCACCGATGTGTTGCAGGAGTCGCGCGACCAAATCTTGAAGTCCTTCGGCCCCGTCTATGGAGGAGCCGTCAATCTCTTCCTCGGCTGGCTGAAAACGGAAGTAGATCCTGCGGAAGACCGGCAGGAAGAATCAAAAAACTATCTTAACAAACTCACAGAATTTATTAACAAGTGGCGATCCGGACCAGAGACAACATAAGAAACGTCGCGATTATCGCGCACGTCGACCACGGCAAGACCACGCTCGTCGATGCGATGCTGCATCAGGCGGGGGTCTTTCGCGAAAATCAGCACGTCGCCGAGCGTGTGATGGACAAGCTCGACCTCGAGCGCGAAAAGGGCATCACGATTCTTTCCAAGAACACCACCATCAAGTGGCAGAATAACCTCATCAACATTCTGGATACGCCGGGCCACTCCGACTTCGGCGGTCAGGTGCAGCGCGTGCTTAGAATGGTCGACGGCTGCCTGCTGCTCGTGGATGCCAGTGAAGGCCCGCTTCCGCAGACAAGATATGTGCTTTCCAACGCGCTCGAACTCGGGCTGTCCCCCATCGTGGTCATCAATAAGATTGACCGACCCGACGCGCGCATCGGGCAGGTGCTCGACGAAGTGCTCGAACTCTTTCTCGATTTGGATGCCAGCGAAGAGCAGTGTCACTTTCCCGTCGTTTACACCAACGCCAAGATCGGCACCGCGACGCTCGATCTGAGCACGGAAGGCGAGAACTTGATGCCGCTCTTCCGCTTGATCTTCGATAAAGTCCCGCCGCCGCAATACGATGATGCCGCTCCGCTTCAATTGCAAATCACGACGCTCGACTACAGCGACTACGTGGGCCGTATCGGCATCGGACGTATCGCCAACGGAACCATCAAGCAGGGAGAGCAGGTCGTCCTGATCAAGAATGACGGTGCCAAGTCTCAGGCGAAAGTCGCGCAACTCTACATCTATGACGGGTTGGCCCGCGTGGACGCCAAGAGTGCGTGGGCGGGTGAAATCGTCGCGCTCGCCGGTCTGGAAAATATGGACATCGGCGACACCGTGACCTCCATCACCGATCCGCGCCCGCTTCCGCCGTTGAAGATTGACGAGCCGACGCTCGAAATGGTGTTCAGCGTCAACACGTCGCCGTTTGCAGGTCGTGAAGGCCAGTATGTCACCACGCGCCAGATTCGCGACCGGCTCTTCAAGGAGATTCAGGGTAATCCCGCACTGCGCGTCGAAGACGCCGAAAACATGGACGGCTACCGCGTCTACGGGCGCGGGGAATTGCAGATGGCCATTCTGATTGAAACCATGCGCCGCGAAGGCTACGAGATGAATGTCGGACGGCCGCGTGTGCTCTTCAAGAACATCGGCGGCCAAAAGATGGAACCCTACGAAAGCGTCTTGATGGACTGCCCCGAGGAATTCGTCGGCGTCGTCACCAGCACGCTCGGGATGCGCCGCGGCCGTATGACACACATGACCGACCACGCCACCGGCTGGGTGCGGCTGACCTTTGAAATTCCCATGCGCGGTTTAATCGGCATTCGTCCGATTCTGCTCACCATGACGCGCGGAACGGCCATCATGAATTCGCATTTTCTTGACTATCGTCCGGTGGAAGGCGACGTCACGCAGCGCGCGACCGGCGTGCTGGTCGCCGACCGTGAAGGCCGCGTCACGGCGTATGCGCTGAACAGCTTGCAGGATCGCGGCGAAGTCTTCGTCGCACCCGGCACGCACGTCTATGAGGGCATGGTCTGCGGTGAAAACTCGCGCGACAACGACCTCGTCGTGAACATCGTGCGCGAAAAGAAACTGACCAATATGCGCGCTTCGGGCAGCGATGAGAATTACAAGATCGCCCCGCCGCGGCCGATGTCGCTGGAAGAAGCTATTGCCTTCATCAACGACGACGAGTTGGTCGAAGTCACTCCGCAGTCCATTCGCCTGCGCAAGATTTATCTGAAGGAAGAAGAGCGCAAGCAGGCGGCCAAGCGCGCCGCCCTCGCCACGGCTTAGCTGCTCCGCACATCTTGAATAATAAAGCCCGTGCATTTCTGCACGGGCTTTCGTTTCTACTCTGCGCCCCTCTCCCCACTTCGACTTTTCCTGACGACCTCCCAGGCTTCGGCTGAGACATCATGCAACCCGATCTCTAACTTCTTTTTGCCCAAATGTTTACAACATTTTTACGAAAAACACTGGACTTTTCGTAAATATTGTATTATATTAGCACCAGCTAACCAACCAAAGCACCGAACCGGAGGAACCGGGCAGACTGGCCAACTGTGGCCCGCCCACGCTTCTGTGCTCTGATGACTCAGCAACCACCTCTCGTCTTGAACCAACTTAAGTAACTCCGACCGCGGGGCGAACACAAGCCAGCGCAATACAGACGAATCCTTCACCCCATGGCGGGTGTCAACCCGCCGAGATCCTTCTCGCTTAGCCCAGCTCTGTCGCCAGTCTCCGCCTGAAGATCAGTACGGCAATCGCGGTCATCAGCGCACCCATCGCTAAACAAACTCCGCATTCCAGCGCAATGCCCGCCAGCCCCTGATCCCGCCAGAAAATATCGTTGAATCCCTGCATGGCCCAATACACCGGCGTCACCTGACTGAGCGTCCGGATGAAATCCGGCAGCATGAAACTCGGAAACATCGCACCGCCGATCGCCGACATGCTGAGAATGATCACCACCTGAATCCCGCTTGCCTGTTCTTCGGTGCGCGACAGCGCCGAGATAATCAGTCCCACGCTGCTCATCACCACCGCGCACACGACAATCATCACGAGCATCGGCAGCAGGTGTTCCCAAATCTGGAGACTGAAAATCAGCCAGCCGTAAATCATCATCGCAAAAAGCTGCACGCTGCCCAGCGTGACAGCATACAGCAGCTTCGAGAGCAGGATTTCTCCTGCGGTCGCGCCCATCAGCAGCAGCCGCGTCGCCGTGCCGTAGTTCATCTCGCGCAGCAGCGACGCCGCAATCGCGCCAACTCCGAACAGCATGAACATCACGGCCGTTCCCGCGGTCGTATGCGACACAGACGGATTGACCACCTGCTGACCGACCACCTGCGTGCGCTGAATCTGATTCACTTTGTCAAACGCCGCACCCATGTTGAAGCCGCCGCTGTCCGCCGCCGAATCGCTTTCACCCAGCAGCATCTCTTCGGGCAGCATCTCCTGAAACGTTCTTCCGCTCTCCGGCAGCTGCACACCGAGATTCTTCTCAATCGCCGCTGCAAGGTCCTGATTGAAACCGAACGTCGAAGTCGAATCGAACATCCCCGACATCATCGCCGACGGCATCAGCATCGGAAACGTCTCGAATGACGTCTTCTGCATCAACCCTAAGAGCACTCCCGCCGTCACCGGATCGCGGGGATCTTCCAGAATCTGCGCACGAATCTCGCCGTTCTTAATCCCCTCAGTGAAACTCTCCGGAAGCACCAACGCGACCGAGTAACTGCCTTTCTGCACGAGCGACGCCGCGCGTGAGCTGTCAAGCTTCACCGTGTCTTTGCCTGCTTTCTCCAGCAGTTGAAGTTCATCGAGCGCGTTCAAGGCCTTGACAAATCTCTCTCCCGCCTTGCCCGAGTCTTGGTTGACCACGAGCACTCTCAACTCACTAAGTCCGCCCTTCCCCTGCCCTCCGAACACAAACCCGAACACCAGAATCATCACCA
Encoded here:
- the corA gene encoding magnesium/cobalt transporter CorA, yielding MAQQKSHSHRRRRAAPSPHKAGMLPGSVVYGGHAQSTGATLRAVCYDVENYEDVLLSGPQEIPAFLAKPGVKWIDLIGLAETSTLEIIGRTLRLHPLLIEDIANTSQRTKLEEDGDQLVVFLRDFERNKETQTLEDTQVAIALGEGFIFTFNETPTSELEVIRERLRVGQGQARLNGADYLLYRMLDMLVDQYFVVLDEVNSRLESVQVRVMETPGDRNLLPDIFEARQELLHLRASILPLRDVLSALERRESPIIQPLTRAYFRDVYDHTLHVAESIDTLRELQSASLEVYLSRLSLRQNDVMRILTVISTIFLPLTFLAGIWGMNFRNMPELEWHYGYFAALGVMAVVMIIMLLFFKRRSWL
- a CDS encoding S9 family peptidase: MPKSLAVSPDGKQAAYTRSWIDEAKNKSFANLHLLNLTTGKTRQWTFGDHTDRNPVWSRDGKRLTFFRHEKGEDRIYCLHMDGGAPELLWKGRGSLAGMEWACGDTCLVVKFRKADPDPEAEKAIAEGKEPEGKAPIVRRITRLSYRLDGAGFFPQDRFHFYKLELASKSWSQLTRGQADDGAFAVSADGTILAYVTNSHRDPDQHPYDNDIIFLNLKSGKRKMYPGPQGEKSTLSFSPDGKWLVYLGHHNKKDAWGVEPIHPWRVDLRNGKLKNLTPNFDRQAEDLSLSDIGFDFESSRVTWSRDCKSIFYPISDRGDVAIVRTPVAGGEPKKFWAAAGQAPIYDLKNNTMVVVHAGFRALGDLHICEDVSKKGARFRKLLTHNHGYLNSIEMSKVQEVRVPSTDGARVHTFVFTPPNFSPRKKYPAIVYIHGGPRTQYARVFFHEMHFLAAQGYVVVCPNPRGSQGYGRAWAESIVAAWGTKDWEDVQAVTDWISEQKYVLRNRIAICGGSYGGYMTNWALGHTRRYRCGVTDRSVVELKTFAGSSDIGYFDHMEFGGFYWQNPEGYTTMSPLTYAENIKDPLLIVHSENDQRCAIEQAEQLFVALKVRGRTVEFLRFPEESHGLSRGGRPDRRVVRMEAYLEWFNRYLKK
- a CDS encoding DNA-3-methyladenine glycosylase I, translated to MIAYHDTEWGVPVHDDRKHFEYLILDAFQAGLSWRTILHKRENFRKAFANFDYKKVAKFGDKEFERLMNDAGIVRNRLKILAAIQNARALLEVQKEFGSFDAYIWQFTKGKQLVNKFKSMSELPAKTAVSDAMSKDMLKRGFKFVGSTICYAYMQAAGMVNDHAVSCFRHKECAALAKK
- a CDS encoding NAD(P)H-dependent oxidoreductase; translated protein: MKIALIPGSLRAGSYNRKLIAVAEGLLNAHGVSTDLLDLKKFPVPPYDGDLEAMSGLPETVINLKSRIAEASAVVISSPEYSGGIPGMLKNVLDWTSRGGKSPWVGKVVLLMGVSDGPWGTNRMLPAFRHSMSIMGAFVLPQTVTIPYAGKVWSDDGTLLDDTLPPRVDKVLERLLEFTKKMTG
- a CDS encoding YcjF family protein, whose protein sequence is MQKVLRWTYRIVLFLAAVVILTVLRELVLWFQFFREFGMWAAWLYVGAAAALVAYFVVLPLWRIFTLPSFGMPLNAPTDRQKRQALERRGRLLGLTRHDVKQRSDAELMEHIQREVAARRPEADALRRKYVTAVFIGTAASQSAVIDLFLVVSAALKLTWKTLQLYGARVPLHDTLAILKDIAISGAVGASELAETGSNLLVQIFMKGGAKLPGLNIITESAADGFVNGYLVCRIGLVTENYCTIAYTDASAHWKPSAKAVSRTLTDVLQESRDQILKSFGPVYGGAVNLFLGWLKTEVDPAEDRQEESKNYLNKLTEFINKWRSGPETT
- the typA gene encoding translational GTPase TypA — protein: MRTRDNIRNVAIIAHVDHGKTTLVDAMLHQAGVFRENQHVAERVMDKLDLEREKGITILSKNTTIKWQNNLINILDTPGHSDFGGQVQRVLRMVDGCLLLVDASEGPLPQTRYVLSNALELGLSPIVVINKIDRPDARIGQVLDEVLELFLDLDASEEQCHFPVVYTNAKIGTATLDLSTEGENLMPLFRLIFDKVPPPQYDDAAPLQLQITTLDYSDYVGRIGIGRIANGTIKQGEQVVLIKNDGAKSQAKVAQLYIYDGLARVDAKSAWAGEIVALAGLENMDIGDTVTSITDPRPLPPLKIDEPTLEMVFSVNTSPFAGREGQYVTTRQIRDRLFKEIQGNPALRVEDAENMDGYRVYGRGELQMAILIETMRREGYEMNVGRPRVLFKNIGGQKMEPYESVLMDCPEEFVGVVTSTLGMRRGRMTHMTDHATGWVRLTFEIPMRGLIGIRPILLTMTRGTAIMNSHFLDYRPVEGDVTQRATGVLVADREGRVTAYALNSLQDRGEVFVAPGTHVYEGMVCGENSRDNDLVVNIVREKKLTNMRASGSDENYKIAPPRPMSLEEAIAFINDDELVEVTPQSIRLRKIYLKEEERKQAAKRAALATA
- a CDS encoding ABC transporter permease: MKRIWHLARKDLAIFLTDPVAIGLTFVVPMVMILVFGFVFGGQGKGGLSELRVLVVNQDSGKAGERFVKALNALDELQLLEKAGKDTVKLDSSRAASLVQKGSYSVALVLPESFTEGIKNGEIRAQILEDPRDPVTAGVLLGLMQKTSFETFPMLMPSAMMSGMFDSTSTFGFNQDLAAAIEKNLGVQLPESGRTFQEMLPEEMLLGESDSAADSGGFNMGAAFDKVNQIQRTQVVGQQVVNPSVSHTTAGTAVMFMLFGVGAIAASLLREMNYGTATRLLLMGATAGEILLSKLLYAVTLGSVQLFAMMIYGWLIFSLQIWEHLLPMLVMIVVCAVVMSSVGLIISALSRTEEQASGIQVVIILSMSAIGGAMFPSFMLPDFIRTLSQVTPVYWAMQGFNDIFWRDQGLAGIALECGVCLAMGALMTAIAVLIFRRRLATELG